A stretch of DNA from Actinomycetota bacterium:
GATGGCGGCCCGCCTCGGAACGGGCATCCACGCCGGTCTGTTCGAGCCGACCCTTCGCCGCGACTCGCTCCTCGGCCGGAACGTAGAGGTCGGCCTGATCTCGAGTGTCGCGGCGTCCTTCTATCTCGCTGCGGTCGCGAAGCTCGTTGCGTCCGCGTTCGGCGAACGGACGATCTCGTTCTGGGATCTCGTCACGATCTCGGTCGTGGGCGGCATCCTCGCCTCCGCCGTCATCCTGTTCGCGACGGTGGTGATCGCCGTGCTGTCGTTCCGGCGCGGCTGGGACCTCGACGCGGTGGCGACGCCGTTGGTCACGGCCATCGGCGACATGGTCGCGCTACCGGCGCTGTTCCTCGCGACGTTCATCCCCCGGAACGACACCGTCAACGCGTCCGTCGCCGCCATCTGCACGCTCGCGGTAATCGTGGCGTTGATCCGTGCGGTGGTCACCACGTCGGCGACGCGGAGGGTGCTCGTCGAGATGGTCGCCGTGGTCGCGTTGACGCCGTTGCTCGACATCTTCGCCGGTGCGCTCCTGCAGGCGCGGCTGCCGACGCTGGAGATCGTTCCCGCGTTCCTGATCCTGATCCCTCCGTTCGTCTCACAGGCTGGCGCGCTCGGCGGGATCCTCTCGTCGCGCCTCACGTCGAAGCTTCAGATCGGTCTGATCAGCCCGCGGGGCCGTCCGGAACCGCCGGCGATCCTCGACGCCGCCATCGTCTTCGGGTTCGGCATCGTCGTGTTCACGGTCATCGGCGCCGTCGCCGCGGCGCTCGAACGGCTGACGGGCCTCGCGGATCGCGCCGGCGTGTTGCATCCCGGCGCGGGAACGATCGTCGCCGGCGCCCTGCTCGCCGGCGTCATCGTGCTGCCCATCCTGCTCCTTGCCGGTTACTACATGGCCGTGGTGACCACCCGGTTCGGGCTCGACCCGGACAACCACGGCGTACCGACGATCACCAGCCTGCTCGACCTGGTCGGCATCGCCGCCGTTCTGCTCGCTATGGGAGTATTGGGAGTCGGCGCCAATGGATGAAGAACCGAAGAGTGTGAAGGACCTGCTCGTCGAGGCGAAGGATGCCTCCGAGCTGATGGTCGACCTGGCGTACGCGGCGGTGTTCTTCAACGAGCAGAAGCTCGCTCGCGAGGTCGAACGCCTCGAGGAGCGCATGAGCGGCAACCTCCACCGGCTCCGGATGGTGGCGATGCTCGCCGCGCGGAGCCCCGAAGACGCCGAGGGCATGGCCGCGGTCCTGTGGATCGCCGATGCCGTGGAGAAGATCGGCGACGCCGCGTCCGACATCGCCCGCGTCGTGGAGGCTCAGCTCGGCATCCCCGACGCGCTTCGCCGCGACCTCCGCCACGCCGACGAGATGACCGCTCGCGTCCGCGTTCGCGAAGACGCGCCGATGGTCGGACGTTCGCTGCGCGAGCTCTCGCTCGCGAGCGAGACCGGCATGTGGGTGATGGCCATCCGGAGCGGCATCGAGTGGCAGTTCGACCCGGGTCCCGACGACGTGATCGCCGACGGAGACGTGCTCCTGATCCGAGGACCGGAGGAGGGCGTGAACGGCGTGCGTGATCTCGCCGGCGCTCCACCGCTTCCGGAGCCGCCGGACGACGACGTCCCGCCGCTGTCCGACCTCGATCGCGCGGTCGACATCCTGATCGAGCTGAAGGACCTGTCGGAGGCGGCGGTGGGGCTCGCCTATTCCTCGCTCCTGTTCAACAACCGCTCGCTCGCCGCCGAGGTCGGAACGCTCGAATCCCGGAGCGACGCCTTGCACGACGAGCTCGAGTCGTGGGTCCTGCGCTCGGCCTATGAGGCGCGAGACCCCGACGCCCTCCGGGGACTTCTCAGGCTGGGGAGCGCCAGCGAGTCGATGTCCGACGCCGCGCGCGACATGACGTGGTACGTCGAGCGGGGCGAACCGCTGCACCCGGTTGTGCAGCTGGCGCTGGAGGAGACCGAGGAGACCGGCGCGCAGACCGTGGTCGAGGCGAGGTCCGCGGCGGACGGCCGGACGCTCCGCGATCTTCGCCTGGAAGCCGAGACCGGGATGTTCGTCCTTGCCGTGCAGCGGGGGCCGCGATGGATCTATCGGCCCCGCGGGCAGTTCCAGCTCCGCGCGGGCGACCGGCTGATCGCCGTGGGTCCCGAGGAAGGCGCCGAAGAGCTCGATCGCCTGTGCCGTGTCCCCGCGCCGGCGCCCACTTCCTGACGAAGACGACCCCTCGGAGCTCTCCGAGTTGTGCTAGCCGCGTTCGTTAGCGATCGACGCGAACGTCGGAGAACCGAACGTGCTCCTCCGTCAGACGAAGCTCCTC
This window harbors:
- a CDS encoding magnesium transporter; its protein translation is MAARLGTGIHAGLFEPTLRRDSLLGRNVEVGLISSVAASFYLAAVAKLVASAFGERTISFWDLVTISVVGGILASAVILFATVVIAVLSFRRGWDLDAVATPLVTAIGDMVALPALFLATFIPRNDTVNASVAAICTLAVIVALIRAVVTTSATRRVLVEMVAVVALTPLLDIFAGALLQARLPTLEIVPAFLILIPPFVSQAGALGGILSSRLTSKLQIGLISPRGRPEPPAILDAAIVFGFGIVVFTVIGAVAAALERLTGLADRAGVLHPGAGTIVAGALLAGVIVLPILLLAGYYMAVVTTRFGLDPDNHGVPTITSLLDLVGIAAVLLAMGVLGVGANG
- a CDS encoding TrkA C-terminal domain-containing protein codes for the protein MDEEPKSVKDLLVEAKDASELMVDLAYAAVFFNEQKLAREVERLEERMSGNLHRLRMVAMLAARSPEDAEGMAAVLWIADAVEKIGDAASDIARVVEAQLGIPDALRRDLRHADEMTARVRVREDAPMVGRSLRELSLASETGMWVMAIRSGIEWQFDPGPDDVIADGDVLLIRGPEEGVNGVRDLAGAPPLPEPPDDDVPPLSDLDRAVDILIELKDLSEAAVGLAYSSLLFNNRSLAAEVGTLESRSDALHDELESWVLRSAYEARDPDALRGLLRLGSASESMSDAARDMTWYVERGEPLHPVVQLALEETEETGAQTVVEARSAADGRTLRDLRLEAETGMFVLAVQRGPRWIYRPRGQFQLRAGDRLIAVGPEEGAEELDRLCRVPAPAPTS